One stretch of Hypanus sabinus isolate sHypSab1 unplaced genomic scaffold, sHypSab1.hap1 scaffold_625, whole genome shotgun sequence DNA includes these proteins:
- the LOC132389685 gene encoding gastrula zinc finger protein XlCGF57.1-like: protein ICGEGFTRSSHLMALQRVHTGERPFTCSDCGKGFTRSSSLLSHQRIHTGEKPFICSVCGKGFTHSSTLLSHQRVHTGERPFTCSDCGKRFTQLSNLQSHQRVHTGEKPFTCSECGKGFRQISHLVIHQRVHTGEKPFTCSECGKGFTHSSHLQGHQRIHTGERPFTCSDCGKGFTQSASLQTHLRAHTREKPFTCSECGKGFTRSSYLLSHQRVHTGEKPFTCSECGKGFTHSSHLQRHQRIHTGERPFTCSDCGKGFTQSSSLQTHLRVHTGERPFTCSECGKGFTRSSYLLSHQRVHTGERPFTCSECGKGFTQSSHLQSHQRFHTGDKPFTCSECGKRFIHSSDLLSHQRVHTGERPFTCSDCGRRFTQSSNLQSHQRVHTGEKPFTCSECGKRFTRSSDLLCHQRVHTGERPFTCSECGKRFTRSSTLLSHQRVHTGERPFTCSVCGKRFTQSSHLQSHQRVHSVDKPFTCSVCGKRFTLSSNLLVHHRAHTGEKPFTCSECGKRFTLSCNLQTHQRVHTGERPFTCSVCGKGFTRLSHLQSHQRTHTGEKPFTCSVCGKGFTHSSTRLSHQRVHTGEKPFICSVCGKRFTKSSNLLVHHRAHSGEKPFTCSECGKRFTHSSDLLSHQRV from the coding sequence atttgtggggagggatttactcggtcatctcacctaaTGGCgctccagcgagttcacaccggggagcggccgttcacctgctcggactgtgggaagggatttactcggtCTTCcagcctactgagtcatcagagaattcacactggggaaaagccgttcATCTGTtcggtctgtgggaagggattcactcactcatccaccctactgagtcatcagcgtgttcacactggggagaggccattcacctgctcggactgcggaaagagattcactcagttatccaacctacagagtcatcagcgagttcacaccggggaaaagccgttcacctgctcagaatgtggaaagggattcagacAGATATCCCATCTAGtgattcatcagcgagttcacactggggagaagccattcacctgctcagaatgtgggaagggattcactcactcatcccaTCTACAGGGACACcaacgaattcacactggggagaggccattcacctgctcggactgtgggaagggtttcacaCAGTCAGCCAGCCTTCAGACTCATCTGCGAGCTCACACtcgggagaagccgttcacctgctcagaatgtgggaagggattcactcgttcatcttacctactgagtcatcagcgagttcacactggggagaagccgttcacctgctcagagtgtgggaagggattcactcactcatcccatctacagagacaccaacgaattcacactggggagaggccattcacctgctcggactgtgggaagggattcactcagtcatccagccttcagactcatctgcgagttcacactggagagagaccgttcacctgctcagaatgtgggaagggattcactcgttcatcttacctactgagtcatcagcgagttcacactggggagaggccgttcacctgctcagaatgtgggaagggattcactcagtcatcccacctacagagtcatcaacgatttcacactggggataagccgttcacctgctcagaatgtgggaagagattcattcaTTCTTCcgacctactgagtcatcagcgagttcacactggagagaggccattcacctgctcggactgcgggaggagattcactcagtcatccaacctacagagtcatcagcgagttcacactggggagaagccgttcacctgctcagaatgtgggaagagattcactcgttcATCCGACCTACtctgtcatcagcgagttcacactggggagaggccgttcacctgctcagaatgtgggaagagattcactcgttcatctaccctactgagtcatcagagagttcacactggggagaggccgttcacctgctcagtctgtgggaagagattcactcagtcatcccacctacagagtcatcagcgagttcactctgtggataagccgttcacctgctccgtctgtgggaagagattcactctgtcatccaactTACTGGTTCATCATCGAGctcacactggtgagaagccgttcacctgctcagaatgtgggaagaggttcACTCTGTCATGCAACCTgcagacacaccagcgagttcacactggggagaggccattcacctgctcagtctgtgggaaaggattcactcggttatcccacctacagagtcatcagagaactcacactggggagaagccgttcacctgctcggtctgtgggaagggattcactcactcatccacccgactgagtcatcagcgagttcacactggggagaagccgttcatttgctccgtctgtggaaagagattcactaAGTCATCCAACTTACTGGTTCATCATCGAGCTCACAGTGgcgagaagccgttcacttgctcagaatgtggaaagagattcactcattcatccgacctactgagtcatcagcgagtt